From the genome of Cydia pomonella isolate Wapato2018A chromosome 1, ilCydPomo1, whole genome shotgun sequence:
tgaagtaaatatgggatactatatgggcacgcacgcacgcacgcacgcacgcacgcacgcacgcacgcacgcacgcacgcacgcacgcacgcacgcacacacacacacacacacacacgctcAACTGAATTCGCTACATTTTAGTAAGCTTAAACaatagtatataaaatatttgactttATAGCATGACAGGTTAGatcaatttatttgtaaattatttaaataagtctCTTTTCAATAATTATTGACTAAAATAATCTATAAAGTGTCTGATTGTGTTAACTATGCGCGCGTCATGCCGTTTGAATACTCGTAACTGTGTTGGCTACCTACAGGACAGGCTCTGCCTAGTGTAGGAACCATGTAGAATTTAGTCCTTGTTTATGTTATTCGAGTACCTGCTTATCTCTTATGCCTAATATTTATGCCCATTATGAATCCAtgtactgaaataaataaatttgaagacaagtaacatttccttaaagtgcaatttaatttgaaccttaaatcggaacgCTAacgttgaaattctaatggcgcgtatgtggtcgataaatcgtactatgcctgcaacggtatcatggtcgtgtttttgtcacttgtcatatcatgcgtcactttcgtacttacgtatttgttagagcgtgacaggtacGGTGACGAATGATAGACagccgtccatcttagccctgctggaAAAGGGTCAAATACGTTGCTGTTGATATGATAAGCTATAAAGAACGTTAGAAAAGTAacggattcagatcgaaggtcattggcgccaggGAGCCGTTTAACACACCAAAACATCACGtgaataaaacatacaaatgttcaaaaaatgtttatatttacaCTTGTTCATTATTGCACAGCGTTTGTTCTAACAAGTCCAGATACTCCACACACCGGTTTCTATAAAACGTATTGTTATATAACACAACGCTCCCGAAGAACTCGCCGACATTGGTCAGTTGCACTGGCAAAAAGTTCCACACGTCCTGCGTCCCTGTCCCACACTCCCTCCCACTCACACGCTCACTTTCGACGTCTTCTAGAATCTGCAGGCCTTCCTTACTGGACATATTGCTTAGTATAATAGCATCAGACGAAAATCCGGTCTTTTCGAAGCATTTCTTGCTTAAAACGTATAAGACGCTTATGTTGAAGTGAGTTAACGTTCCAAAGTTTGATAATATCAAAGACTCTCCGAGAGACAAGTTTCTTAGAGCGACTAGTAATATTAAAAAGCAGCGTTTCTCATAGTCATTATAGCTCTCTCCGTTCTCTAAATCCGGCAGTATGAGCTTTTCACCCATCACATCTAACGGTATAGTATCCTTCGATGTGCCTTGGATCACATTCACAAATTCTTCTTCCGCTAATATCTGCTGATACAACTTGAATATTGGAACGAATATGAATTTGGAACTGTTGACTCTCTGCAACGGCAACCCGTAAGTGAACACCGTATCAATTTCCACATCTTTATCGTAGAAGCTCTTCCATCTTATGGtttctttaataaatatgagtaaatttaaaatatccgTTCGTAGGAAGCGGCTTAAACTCATACATTTCTCTTTTAAAGTCATTTTTGCATACAACTGTCTCTCTGTATAAGATCCTCTATGGTATCTAGGGTTAGTATTAACTTTATTTTCTTCATGAAGCACTCCTTTAAGAACTTCTTGCTCATAATCGAGCGGTCTCAAATCATATTGTCTTATAAACTCAGCCGCTACAACCGATCTTAGTTTCTTCACATCTATTGCAAACGGTATGCTATTCTGCATCAAATAAGcctgtaaattattattgatgACTTGACATTGGAGGCTGCTGAAGTAAAAGGCACACTCCTCGACCTGTTTAATAAAAGTCTCCGGGATGTTCTCGAGACTGAAAAGTGATTTGTCGCTGTACAAATGTGTTCCATAGGCGGACTCAAGCTTCGGTAAGTATTCCTTGAGCTGATCGCTTCCCTTGTACTGGAGACAGATGGCGTAGACCTCGGAGTTGCCCTGGCGGGAGGTGACGGGCTTGTAGATGTTGACTTGGCCGAAGAGGTGGTTGAGGAGGTAGAGCAGCCCCACGGTCGAGTGCTCGAATGTGGTGAACAGTTTGAACACGAATGTGCCTCCTGTGAAATAgaacattactatagaggccgggaaacgaagggttgcaggccaagtagatatagacggccgtgCGTAGCGAAGTCGgctagagatacgcggccggcaaccccgtttctcgccgagatttgtatagtgcttttctcaaacttgcaataaataaatattataggacattattacacaaattgactaagtcccacagtaagctcaataaggcttgtgttgagggtacttaggcaacgatatatataatatatagatagaaaacacccatgactcaggaacaaatatccatgttcatcacacaaatacatgcccttaccaggatttgaacccgggaccattagcttcgtaggcagggtcactacccactaggccaaaccggtcgtcaaacatggcaatgaaataataataataaaaggatgatgatgattgtttcatgtcctaatgtgataggttattcagtgcgtggggtatagggagcgtgcatgaactgtaggaggcagcacaggagctgtcagatttttggcgcgaggcgtaaatgtgatgtttattgttccgatgtagcccacaagatggcagaacctactatgcacaagaaaacacgtgacgtgtacatgtacatatttatggttccgattcaggccacaagatggcagaccctccaacgcgcacggtccctattgaaggggaacaaaaatgtgattattttggcgctacgacgtACGCCGTTACgctttaacaaacacaaaaaagaaaaaaaaattaaaacaagtgcgagtcggactcgcccaccgagggttccgtactttttagtattttcagaaatatatcatttgtgaatatttcaactatcacggttatgacagacggacggacagcggagttttagtaatagggtcccgttttaccctttgggtacggaaccctaaaagagaACAAAGTGGCATAATTGTAGAATTTTGCTTAAAGGTTTtatatggttgaatgccaagacgtgtcacaatttgacgtttaaaaacaaacgaAGCACAGTGGATCGAAATGGCTAAAAAATCTACTCTTGATAATGCGTTGTCTGTGGTAAGGTGAGAACCAAGTGGGCATACCCGGGCTGAGAGCCTGCAGGGCGGTGACGGTCTCGCAGTAGTGCAGCGGCGACGTGGCCTCCTCCTGCGCGTCGGGCTTCTGCACGCAGTCGATGGAGCCGTCGGCCGTCGCCAGGAGCACCTGCCCACAAGCAGTACCCGTAAGCTGAGAGAATTttgaaatacatacatacatacatgtccgattctttctctattcaggcagctcgcctttggaatagtctccctgtcaaaattagacagtgtccgaacaggtttgctttaaaaaaatccttaagtgagcactttgctggcagtactggaaaatcttaaactttctgctttgtaagttcatctgatttcatatatatatcaaatcaaatcaaattcaaatattataggacattattacacaaattgactaagtctcacagtaagctcaataaggcttgtgttgagggtacttagacaacgatatatataatatataaatatgtattaataaatacttaaatacatagaaaacacccatgactcaggaacaaatatccatgctcatcacacgaataaatgcccttaccaggatttgaacccgggaccatcggcttgataggcagggtcactacccactaggccagaccggtcgtcaaaatatatatatttatgtatgtatatgtatcaatattattcatatatatgtatgtttatgtttgtgtatttcttatgactgtattgtgttcgtagatgtatcaattgtatcatctatacctcatgtttttgcaccgcctacaacttatctgctttgcctaaaggttgactggtagagaatgccttaggcattaagttcgtctattgtacagtgtgttttcttatgtgcattaaagattaaataaataaataaataataaatacatataatcacgcctatttcccgaaggggtaggcagagaccacggatttccacttgctacgatcctgacataccttcgcttccttcactttcatgacattcctcatacacgctcgtcggtttagggtgctcttgacctggcctttcttcaggatttccccgatttgatcagagaaagtccgccgaggtctaccccttccagctccctcttctacttaattttgtaatataggttgtatatgtaatattgtcaaagaaaactttttagCGACGTTAATTTACTGATCTTTCGacatataattaacatttttagaacgccatttttcTTTAATCCTTATCAcgtcactgatatgtgttcaatttgttaaatatcaaaaagtatatataaagcattgcatacatatataaggcATTGGCTTATACATACAAAACTGCGTCGCTCTGCGCCTTCGGCTTTATGAGGAACTCagcttttattttttgcataGCCTTCAAGTCTTTCCCCGTCGAAATTGAATTTCCCCTTCATGGCGCCTCGCCGGAGCAACCGAACCCAACTTATGCATGTTGTACATGGTGGCGTTGTATTGCATCTTGCTTTGATTTTCGAGAGCTGAAGTTCCCACTCAGCCATTTCGCGCGTTTTTGCGCGTCCGCGCCAATAGAAactttatttttctaaaaaaaattgacatcaaAAATTTCCATTTTGCCCGTCTACCATTTGGCGCCTAAGGCGGCCGCTCCACTCCTTCTACCTCTGGGCCGGGATCGTAGCTTGCTTCAGATGTGTGAAGGACAAACTGTCCAGACATAAGCTGGCCATCTCAAGAAACCAGACATAGACACGTTTTACAATATGTCGAGGAGTTTCACGATCGGCCGCCATTGACATAGACAGACTTTCATTTATTACAAATACTTTGCCCAGCTTGTTGGCATCTGCATGGCATAACCCTGCTGATGCCATGCGAGTTGAAGAGATCAGACAGGCAGACACCTTGCCTAGATTATTGGCGTCTTCGACCATAGCCCGGCTGTTGTTCCAATCCACCAGGTCCCCGGTGCTTTGCCGAAATGCCACTGCTGCAAGGTGTAGACCAGGAAGCGCTCGTCTCTGATCATGTTGCGTGGTGAGTTGAAGaaatcagacagacagacacctTGCCTAGATTATTGGCGTCTTCGACCATAGCCCGGCTGTTGTTCCAATCCATCAGGTCCCCGGTGCTTTGCCGAAATGCCAGTGCTGCAAGGTGTATACCATGAAGCGGTCATCACTGATCATGTTTCCTGGCGAGTTAAAGAAAATAGACGGACGACATACCTTGCCCAGCTTGTTGGCATCTGCGACTATAACCCCGCTGTTGCCATGCGAGTTGAAGAGAACAGACAGACAACATACCTTGCCCAGCTTATTGGCGTCTTCGACTATAGCCTGGCTGTTGTTCCAATCCATCAGGTCCCCGGTGCTGTCGGTACCAAAATGCCAGTGCTGCAAGGTGTAGACCAGGAAGCGCTCGTCTCTGATCATGTTGCGTGGCGAATTGAAGAgatcagacagacagacacctTGCCTAGATTATTGGCGTCTTCGACCATAGCCCGGCTGTTGTTCCAATCCACCAGGTCCCCGGTGCTTTGCCGAAATGCCAGTGCTGCAAGGAGTATACCAGGAAGCGGTCGTCACTGATCATGTTTCCCGGCGAGTTAAAGAAAATAGACAGACGACATAGCTTGCCCAGCTTGTTGGCATCTGCGACTA
Proteins encoded in this window:
- the LOC133528765 gene encoding cap-specific mRNA (nucleoside-2'-O-)-methyltransferase 2 isoform X1; this translates as MHKNDYGFLQSRHKHHKRHQNEEFDEELNTLFNKKFRFRFDSDWKLPPADAWFSAPPWKVKELETLKSRLNFHKSQLNDFDIEEWSSHTRRRNPSGEVCWKIRCLVNPEFLTQAWTKFYECACSYRIIPPEAVISREMVSLHLCEAPGAFITSLNHYLKQNYEEIEWKWLANTLNPYYEGNSPSNMISDDRFMLHTLQHWHFGTDNTGNLMDWTNSRAIVEDANKLGKVLLATADGSIDCVQKPDAQEEATSPLHYCETVTALQALSPGGTFVFKLFTTFEHSTVGLLYLLNHLFGQVNIYKPVTSRQGNSEVYAICLQYKGSDQLKEYLPKLESAYGTHLYSDKSLFSLENIPETFIKQVEECAFYFSSLQCQVINNNLQAYLMQNSIPFAIDVKKLRSVVAAEFIRQYDLRPLDYEQEVLKGVLHEENKVNTNPRYHRGSYTERQLYAKMTLKEKCMSLSRFLRTDILNLLIFIKETIRWKSFYDKDVEIDTVFTYGLPLQRVNSSKFIFVPIFKLYQQILAEEEFVNVIQGTSKDTIPLDVMGEKLILPDLENGESYNDYEKRCFLILLVALRNLSLGESLILSNFGTLTHFNISVLYVLSKKCFEKTGFSSDAIILSNMSSKEGLQILEDVESERVSGRECGTGTQDVWNFLPVQLTNVGEFFGSVVLYNNTFYRNRCVEYLDLLEQTLCNNEQV
- the LOC133528765 gene encoding cap-specific mRNA (nucleoside-2'-O-)-methyltransferase 2 isoform X2, which translates into the protein MVSLHLCEAPGAFITSLNHYLKQNYEEIEWKWLANTLNPYYEGNSPSNMISDDRFMLHTLQHWHFGTDNTGNLMDWTNSRAIVEDANKLGKVLLATADGSIDCVQKPDAQEEATSPLHYCETVTALQALSPGGTFVFKLFTTFEHSTVGLLYLLNHLFGQVNIYKPVTSRQGNSEVYAICLQYKGSDQLKEYLPKLESAYGTHLYSDKSLFSLENIPETFIKQVEECAFYFSSLQCQVINNNLQAYLMQNSIPFAIDVKKLRSVVAAEFIRQYDLRPLDYEQEVLKGVLHEENKVNTNPRYHRGSYTERQLYAKMTLKEKCMSLSRFLRTDILNLLIFIKETIRWKSFYDKDVEIDTVFTYGLPLQRVNSSKFIFVPIFKLYQQILAEEEFVNVIQGTSKDTIPLDVMGEKLILPDLENGESYNDYEKRCFLILLVALRNLSLGESLILSNFGTLTHFNISVLYVLSKKCFEKTGFSSDAIILSNMSSKEGLQILEDVESERVSGRECGTGTQDVWNFLPVQLTNVGEFFGSVVLYNNTFYRNRCVEYLDLLEQTLCNNEQV